A region from the Bacillus sp. Marseille-P3661 genome encodes:
- a CDS encoding tetratricopeptide repeat protein yields the protein MTDYNQQGIQYMQEGKYEEAAKIFNEAIAANPNDPIAYINFGNLLAAVGEPERAIAFFNKAMEIDDEIVTAYYGAGNTYYNQEDYIKAKDMFEQAIKKGLQEADVYFMLAMSLFQLGQNKLALPYFQRTIELNEYDEDAYFQYGLCLAMIEMIDEAIPQFERTIELNEEHADAYYNLGVAFAFKDLAEKALDMFTKALDIQPDHFLANNGKKNIEVFLKTNEA from the coding sequence ATGACTGATTATAATCAGCAGGGAATTCAATATATGCAGGAAGGAAAATACGAGGAGGCAGCAAAAATCTTTAATGAGGCGATTGCAGCTAATCCGAATGATCCTATTGCCTATATTAATTTCGGCAATTTATTAGCAGCAGTTGGTGAACCAGAACGTGCAATAGCATTTTTTAATAAAGCTATGGAAATAGATGACGAGATTGTCACAGCTTATTATGGAGCTGGAAATACGTATTACAATCAAGAGGATTATATAAAAGCAAAAGACATGTTTGAACAAGCTATAAAAAAAGGATTGCAAGAAGCTGATGTGTATTTTATGCTTGCGATGAGTCTGTTCCAATTAGGTCAAAATAAATTAGCACTTCCATATTTTCAAAGGACAATTGAATTAAATGAATATGACGAGGATGCTTATTTTCAATATGGCCTATGTCTTGCTATGATTGAAATGATTGATGAGGCCATTCCACAGTTCGAACGAACAATCGAACTTAATGAGGAGCATGCGGATGCCTATTATAATTTGGGTGTAGCATTTGCTTTTAAGGATCTAGCTGAGAAAGCTTTGGACATGTTTACAAAAGCGTTAGATATTCAGCCGGATCATTTCTTAGCTAATAATGGTAAAAAGAATATCGAGGTATTCTTAAAAACAAACGAAGCATAA